A genomic region of Rhodospirillales bacterium contains the following coding sequences:
- a CDS encoding YggS family pyridoxal phosphate-dependent enzyme yields MTISENIAVIHGRIAKAAKVMGRDPATVHLVAVSKRQPPEAIKDALAAGHRCFGENRVQEAQEHWSVLRDEYPDLHLHLIGPLQTNKAADAVALFDVIETLDREKLADVLAAEMQKQGRALPCFIQVNTGAEPQKTGVLPENLPDLLSYAQGKGLNITGLMCIPPADEPSALHFAFLKKLADRHDLTALSMGMSADFDKAVACGATYVRVGTALFGERVL; encoded by the coding sequence ATGACTATTTCTGAAAATATAGCGGTTATTCACGGCCGGATTGCAAAAGCGGCCAAGGTTATGGGGCGCGATCCTGCAACCGTTCATCTGGTTGCAGTCAGTAAGCGCCAGCCGCCGGAGGCCATAAAGGATGCGCTGGCCGCCGGTCATCGCTGCTTTGGCGAAAACCGGGTGCAGGAAGCGCAGGAACACTGGTCGGTGCTGAGAGATGAATATCCCGATTTACACTTGCATTTGATCGGCCCGCTGCAAACCAACAAGGCTGCGGATGCCGTGGCGCTGTTTGATGTGATCGAAACGCTGGACCGGGAAAAGCTGGCGGATGTTCTGGCGGCAGAAATGCAAAAACAAGGGCGGGCTTTGCCTTGCTTTATTCAAGTTAATACCGGGGCTGAACCCCAGAAAACCGGTGTTTTGCCGGAAAACCTGCCGGATTTGCTGTCTTATGCGCAGGGCAAGGGCTTGAATATAACGGGGTTGATGTGTATTCCCCCGGCGGATGAACCATCCGCGCTGCATTTTGCGTTTTTGAAAAAACTGGCGGACCGGCATGATTTAACAGCGCTGAGCATGGGGATGAGCGCTGATTTCGACAAAGCTGTGGCATGCGGCGCTACTTATGTGCGAGTGGGAACGGCTTTGTTTGGGGAGAGAGTGCTATAG
- a CDS encoding porin: MKKLLIGTAAVAMGLGFAAPASAEDGVKLELGGHSKMYLFYQNQDEMTGATAEARSIDAVRESEIHFNGETTLDNGLTVGAHFELEADGNHMAAAANNEGTFEESYLYFSGSWGRINFGAEDGAAYLLQVAAPSADSNYDGIRQYVSPFNYGATLQNMPAGTAHLTPGAGTATTTAVDTIFDYAQDLSGYKEKLTYLTPVMNGFQAGLSYTPEMGADNGYNGAFGTNIDDQTNDLGSAYEAAIRYEGMFQNVGVALGGGYTLVDLEETTAGSGHDDNEAWNVGLDLDFGPIGVGAVYTIDNQARDDDSDKETWVIGADYTTGPFKLGASYLSRNEELGTGAGEYETDRYTGGVVYTYGPGMTFRGSISYIEHDVPAANGQDMDGTAVMLGTQIDF; this comes from the coding sequence ATGAAAAAACTACTTATCGGTACCGCCGCTGTTGCTATGGGCCTTGGCTTTGCTGCACCGGCATCTGCTGAAGACGGCGTTAAGCTGGAACTCGGCGGCCATTCAAAAATGTACTTGTTTTACCAAAACCAAGACGAAATGACAGGTGCGACGGCAGAAGCACGCAGCATTGACGCTGTTCGTGAATCTGAAATCCACTTCAACGGCGAAACGACGCTGGACAACGGCCTGACGGTCGGTGCTCACTTCGAGTTGGAAGCTGACGGTAACCACATGGCTGCTGCTGCTAACAACGAAGGCACGTTCGAAGAATCTTACCTGTACTTCTCCGGTTCTTGGGGTCGCATCAACTTTGGTGCGGAAGATGGCGCTGCTTACCTGTTGCAGGTTGCTGCTCCTTCTGCCGACAGCAACTACGACGGCATTCGTCAGTACGTTTCTCCGTTTAACTACGGCGCAACGCTGCAAAACATGCCGGCTGGTACAGCTCACCTGACGCCAGGTGCTGGTACAGCTACGACGACAGCTGTTGACACCATTTTTGACTACGCTCAAGACCTGTCCGGTTACAAAGAAAAGCTGACCTACTTGACGCCGGTTATGAACGGCTTCCAAGCTGGTCTGTCTTACACACCGGAAATGGGTGCTGACAACGGTTACAACGGTGCATTCGGTACGAACATCGACGACCAAACCAACGATCTGGGTTCTGCATACGAAGCAGCTATCCGTTACGAAGGTATGTTCCAAAATGTTGGCGTTGCTCTGGGCGGTGGTTACACCCTCGTTGACCTGGAAGAAACGACAGCTGGTTCCGGTCATGATGACAACGAAGCTTGGAACGTAGGTCTGGACCTGGACTTCGGCCCGATTGGTGTTGGTGCGGTTTACACGATCGACAACCAAGCTCGTGACGATGACAGCGACAAAGAAACCTGGGTTATCGGTGCCGACTACACGACTGGCCCGTTCAAACTGGGTGCATCTTACCTGAGCCGTAACGAAGAGCTGGGTACGGGCGCTGGTGAATACGAAACCGACCGTTACACCGGCGGTGTTGTTTACACCTACGGTCCGGGCATGACCTTCCGTGGTTCCATCTCCTACATCGAACACGATGTACCGGCAGCCAACGGTCAAGACATGGACGGTACGGCCGTTATGTTGGGTACGCAAATCGACTTCTAA
- a CDS encoding DUF3576 domain-containing protein has translation MSAVKNLKILILLTAIILPLAACGSDKVKTESKYPTGADRGGTEDIYAEPESIFGPNGLRFLGGEDKEDKGGSSGIGVNSFLWRASLDTVSFMPLASADPFGGVILTDWYSPPENPDERFKLNVFILDRQLRADGVQVKVFRQTRRGSEWRDAASSDDTARKLEDAILTRARQMRVAQMNK, from the coding sequence ATGTCTGCCGTGAAAAACTTGAAAATCTTGATTTTGTTGACCGCTATCATTTTGCCGCTGGCTGCCTGCGGCAGCGACAAGGTCAAAACCGAGTCGAAATACCCGACCGGCGCCGACCGGGGCGGCACGGAAGATATCTATGCCGAGCCGGAAAGCATATTCGGCCCAAACGGGTTGCGGTTTTTGGGCGGCGAAGACAAGGAAGACAAAGGGGGCTCATCCGGTATTGGTGTAAACAGTTTCCTGTGGCGGGCCTCTCTGGACACTGTATCCTTTATGCCGCTGGCCAGCGCCGACCCGTTTGGCGGCGTGATCCTGACCGACTGGTATTCCCCGCCGGAAAACCCCGATGAACGCTTCAAACTGAATGTCTTTATCCTTGACCGTCAGCTACGGGCCGATGGCGTACAGGTAAAAGTCTTCCGCCAAACCCGCCGCGGCAGTGAATGGCGCGATGCGGCTTCGTCCGATGACACCGCCCGGAAGCTGGAAGACGCCATCCTGACCCGTGCCCGCCAGATGCGCGTTGCCCAGATGAATAAATAA
- a CDS encoding ATP-dependent Clp protease ATP-binding subunit, translating to MAIKRFLVSDDELEEMIHRYCRDLTTLAREGRYDPITGRDKEIQEMVLTLLQKGRKNVVLQAPAGVGKTAAVVGLAQAVVAEKVPEYLYNARILEIDLASMAAGTESIAEFQGRFVPLCRGVAERYHVEGHYRFILFIDEMHQIMPLCENSSYRGLSEVMKPYLTAGDLLVIGATTLDEYRVYVAEDPAMDRRFQKIHLKVPNSHETFEILKALRPAYEEHHRTKIPDDVLQMIVDMTDKYLRRRNQPDKSIIVMDAACAYHVMEYGWHGELDKKSVQTIVSIESKLSPDALEGKDKNHH from the coding sequence ATGGCCATTAAACGTTTTCTGGTCTCTGACGACGAACTGGAAGAAATGATCCACCGGTATTGCCGGGATTTAACGACTCTGGCGCGCGAAGGACGCTATGACCCCATTACGGGCCGGGACAAGGAAATTCAGGAAATGGTCCTGACCCTGTTGCAAAAAGGCCGGAAGAACGTGGTTCTCCAAGCCCCCGCCGGGGTTGGTAAAACAGCAGCCGTTGTCGGGCTGGCACAGGCCGTCGTCGCCGAAAAAGTACCGGAATACCTTTATAATGCCCGAATTCTGGAGATTGACCTGGCCAGTATGGCCGCCGGAACTGAATCCATAGCCGAGTTTCAGGGCCGCTTCGTCCCGCTGTGCCGCGGCGTCGCCGAGCGTTATCATGTCGAAGGGCATTACCGCTTCATCCTGTTCATTGATGAAATGCACCAGATCATGCCGCTTTGTGAAAACAGCTCCTACCGCGGCCTGTCGGAAGTTATGAAACCTTACCTGACCGCCGGGGATTTGCTGGTCATCGGCGCAACAACGCTGGATGAATACCGGGTTTACGTCGCCGAAGACCCGGCCATGGACCGCCGGTTCCAGAAAATCCACCTGAAAGTCCCGAACAGCCACGAAACGTTCGAGATTCTAAAAGCCCTGCGCCCGGCTTACGAGGAGCATCACCGGACAAAAATTCCTGATGACGTCCTGCAGATGATCGTCGACATGACGGATAAATATTTGCGCCGCCGGAACCAGCCGGATAAATCCATTATCGTCATGGATGCCGCCTGCGCCTATCACGTCATGGAATACGGCTGGCACGGGGAACTGGATAAAAAATCGGTTCAGACCATCGTTTCGATTGAATCGAAACTGTCGCCGGATGCCTTGGAAGGCAAGGACAAAAATCACCACTAA
- a CDS encoding MoxR family ATPase yields MSARDSILELKRNVQQDIIGQSEIVDRLIIGLLANGNLLVEGLPGLAKTRAIKSLASNMDCDYRRIQFTPDLVSTDITGRSTYYKGEDGEAGLTKFEKGPIFANIVLADEINRAPSKVQNSLLEAMEERQVTVSGTAYKMPDLFLVMATQNPVEQEGTFALPEAQMDRFLMHVTVDYPDEESEAKIIRLVREEEAEKRGSGKSEKTKTAPLQQKVIFDARNEVDQIKVPEAVEKYIVDIIFATRYPDKYGYTLKSYLKVGASPRGSLALDRCARARAWLDGRDTVTAEDIQAMAKPVLRHRLGRGERAYDHKVTTDEIVDHILELIPAP; encoded by the coding sequence ATGAGCGCACGCGATTCCATTCTCGAACTAAAACGCAACGTACAACAAGACATTATCGGGCAAAGCGAAATTGTTGATCGCTTGATTATCGGCCTGCTGGCAAACGGTAACTTGCTGGTGGAGGGGCTACCGGGCCTTGCCAAAACGCGGGCTATTAAATCACTGGCCAGCAACATGGATTGCGATTATCGCCGGATCCAGTTCACACCCGATCTGGTTTCGACCGATATCACCGGACGTTCGACCTATTACAAGGGGGAAGACGGCGAAGCGGGCCTGACCAAATTCGAAAAAGGACCGATTTTTGCCAATATCGTACTGGCCGACGAGATCAACCGGGCCCCTTCGAAAGTACAAAACTCGCTTCTGGAAGCCATGGAGGAACGGCAGGTAACCGTCTCCGGCACCGCTTATAAGATGCCGGATTTATTTCTGGTTATGGCAACCCAGAACCCGGTTGAGCAAGAGGGAACATTTGCCCTGCCGGAAGCCCAGATGGACCGGTTTCTCATGCATGTGACCGTCGATTATCCCGATGAAGAGTCCGAAGCCAAAATCATCCGCCTTGTCCGCGAAGAAGAAGCGGAAAAACGCGGCAGCGGAAAAAGCGAAAAAACAAAAACCGCACCGCTGCAACAAAAAGTCATATTCGATGCGCGGAACGAAGTCGATCAGATCAAAGTGCCGGAAGCCGTAGAAAAATATATTGTCGATATTATCTTTGCCACCCGTTATCCGGATAAATACGGCTATACGCTCAAAAGCTATCTGAAAGTCGGGGCCAGCCCGCGGGGATCACTGGCGCTGGACCGCTGTGCCCGCGCGCGCGCATGGCTCGATGGCCGCGATACCGTCACAGCCGAAGATATTCAGGCCATGGCCAAACCGGTATTGCGCCACCGTCTGGGCCGCGGGGAACGCGCCTACGACCACAAAGTCACCACCGACGAAATTGTCGACCACATTCTGGAGCTTATTCCCGCGCCATAA
- a CDS encoding class I SAM-dependent methyltransferase: MSSDPVKALFYGLEKMEAVTPGAGSSILYVNARTHEDLALFSGAEIHMQQYFQPYAAFLERQGYPVSSDMPVQDDFDMVLVLGGKQQRETLFYLASALSALKDGGILLCAAGNDAGGKRLGKDIKALGLDIQEDTKFHARIVQATVHDYDREKVRTWLADGALQSIEGGRFVSCPGIFGWDRVDKGSALLAAEMPDGSLAGAGADMGCGYGYLSDRVLKGNPDITALYCLDADARAVCACEENMKAFPQVHCRWVDVTAGRGDLPPLDFVVMNPPFHEGKTTQASIGQAFIHTAAAALKPGGVLWMVANAHLPYESVVQKSFKSFEKRYEGGGFKIIRAVK, encoded by the coding sequence ATGTCATCCGATCCCGTTAAAGCGCTGTTTTACGGTCTTGAAAAAATGGAGGCCGTCACTCCCGGTGCTGGTAGCAGTATTCTTTACGTGAATGCCCGAACTCACGAAGATCTGGCGCTTTTTTCCGGCGCGGAAATTCATATGCAGCAATATTTCCAGCCCTATGCTGCGTTTCTGGAGCGGCAAGGTTATCCGGTTTCCTCGGATATGCCTGTGCAGGACGACTTTGATATGGTCTTGGTGTTGGGCGGTAAACAGCAGCGCGAAACCTTGTTTTATCTGGCCTCAGCCCTGAGTGCATTAAAAGATGGGGGGATATTGTTGTGCGCGGCGGGCAATGATGCCGGCGGCAAGCGGCTGGGCAAGGATATCAAGGCGCTGGGGCTGGATATTCAGGAAGACACCAAATTTCATGCCCGGATCGTGCAGGCGACCGTCCATGATTATGACCGGGAAAAAGTGCGGACATGGTTGGCGGATGGCGCTTTACAGTCGATTGAGGGCGGACGGTTTGTTTCCTGTCCCGGTATTTTTGGCTGGGACAGGGTTGATAAAGGCTCGGCTTTGCTGGCGGCGGAAATGCCGGATGGATCGCTGGCCGGTGCCGGTGCGGATATGGGCTGCGGTTACGGCTATTTGTCTGATAGGGTTCTTAAGGGTAATCCTGATATTACGGCGCTTTATTGTCTGGATGCTGATGCGCGGGCGGTGTGTGCTTGCGAGGAGAATATGAAGGCCTTTCCGCAGGTTCATTGCCGATGGGTTGATGTCACGGCGGGCCGGGGCGATTTACCGCCGCTGGATTTTGTCGTGATGAACCCCCCTTTTCACGAAGGCAAGACGACGCAGGCCTCGATCGGGCAGGCTTTTATCCATACAGCCGCCGCCGCTTTGAAGCCCGGCGGGGTTTTGTGGATGGTTGCCAATGCTCACCTGCCTTATGAATCTGTGGTGCAGAAAAGCTTTAAAAGCTTTGAAAAGCGCTATGAAGGCGGCGGTTTCAAGATTATCAGGGCTGTAAAGTAA
- a CDS encoding cadherin-like domain-containing protein — translation MTITNAYSGHTFMIDEEKNVNNSTYEGLAGIDTMFMTNVGDVLFLENSVGNQMVFNVERFLSGAGGDVIALDSDHIVLGDLFIDGGNADDVLWGNSGNDTLDGRAGNDLLEGGPGNDTYQYTNYSLSLPVGHDTIFDVSGDDVITVRNTVSLATMSFTRAGTDLVIDLESDGLHVITVQDHFGLGGDHAVETVRFSDNTTFDLTSLILNTDPAAADDLFTGNEDEVLIGNVLVDNGNGVDMDADGDVLNVQAAVLTTVAGGTVTILENGDFTYVPAADYFGADSFDYTVTDDFGGSATAMVMITLIDVVDIDPPLVLNGTNGGDHLVGGSGNDELSGAKGVDYLQGGAGDDILHYSADAKWSGNFVAWNVGQPDAFGTDQKINLQGYNRTYDVYDGGDGYDMLVLGSGNDAVFVDDKYSARYDGTSGSRIVDIERIDGGNGDDIIDLTSMLYDHGDVTMIGGNGNDVLWASSGDDILYGGNGLDNLYGGIGMNLFLFMDIGEAGDTIYEFETGMGGDVLNLTDVLEGFDPGLDNVNDFLRLVDQGGDMALQVDVDGQGGDFVTLATFVDGLSGVTLDGMVSDGNLVMDQSVVL, via the coding sequence ATGACTATAACCAATGCCTATTCCGGGCATACCTTCATGATTGATGAAGAGAAAAACGTGAACAATTCCACATATGAGGGTCTGGCCGGCATTGATACAATGTTTATGACCAATGTGGGTGATGTTCTGTTTCTTGAGAATTCCGTTGGTAACCAGATGGTTTTCAATGTTGAGCGCTTTTTGTCCGGCGCGGGCGGCGATGTGATTGCTTTGGACAGCGATCATATTGTTCTGGGCGATTTATTTATTGATGGCGGGAATGCGGATGATGTTCTGTGGGGGAACAGCGGCAACGATACGCTTGACGGACGTGCGGGCAATGACCTCTTAGAGGGCGGCCCCGGCAATGATACTTACCAGTACACCAACTATTCCCTCTCCCTGCCGGTCGGCCACGACACTATTTTCGATGTTTCCGGCGATGATGTTATCACGGTAAGAAATACGGTTTCTCTGGCGACAATGTCATTTACGCGGGCGGGCACGGATCTGGTTATCGATCTTGAAAGCGACGGCCTTCATGTTATCACGGTTCAGGATCATTTTGGTTTGGGCGGCGATCATGCCGTTGAGACCGTCCGGTTTTCTGATAACACAACGTTCGACCTGACCAGTCTGATTTTAAATACGGACCCGGCAGCGGCCGATGACCTGTTTACAGGCAATGAAGATGAAGTTCTGATCGGTAATGTTCTGGTCGATAACGGCAACGGCGTCGATATGGATGCCGATGGTGATGTCCTGAACGTGCAGGCGGCTGTTTTGACAACGGTGGCCGGCGGTACGGTGACGATACTGGAAAACGGTGATTTTACCTATGTGCCTGCGGCTGATTATTTCGGGGCTGACAGTTTCGATTATACGGTAACCGATGATTTTGGCGGCAGCGCTACGGCCATGGTGATGATTACGCTGATTGATGTGGTTGATATCGATCCGCCTCTTGTCCTGAACGGGACGAACGGTGGCGATCATCTGGTTGGCGGTTCGGGCAACGATGAATTGTCGGGAGCTAAAGGTGTCGATTACCTGCAGGGCGGCGCTGGTGATGATATTTTACATTACAGCGCCGATGCCAAGTGGTCGGGTAATTTTGTTGCCTGGAACGTTGGCCAGCCGGATGCTTTCGGGACAGACCAAAAGATTAACCTGCAAGGGTATAACCGGACGTACGACGTCTATGATGGCGGCGATGGCTACGATATGCTGGTTTTGGGGTCCGGGAACGATGCCGTTTTTGTCGATGATAAATACAGCGCCCGGTACGATGGCACCAGCGGTTCTCGTATTGTTGATATCGAGCGGATCGACGGCGGCAATGGTGACGACATCATTGATTTGACCAGTATGCTTTACGATCACGGCGATGTGACGATGATCGGCGGTAACGGGAACGATGTCCTGTGGGCGTCAAGCGGGGACGATATCCTGTATGGCGGTAACGGTCTGGATAATCTGTATGGCGGGATCGGGATGAACCTGTTCCTGTTTATGGATATCGGCGAGGCCGGTGATACGATTTATGAATTTGAAACCGGTATGGGCGGAGATGTCCTGAACCTGACCGATGTCCTGGAAGGGTTTGATCCCGGACTGGACAATGTCAATGATTTCCTGCGGCTGGTCGATCAGGGCGGGGATATGGCATTACAGGTCGATGTTGACGGACAAGGCGGCGATTTTGTGACGCTGGCTACCTTTGTTGACGGTCTGTCCGGTGTCACGCTTGACGGCATGGTCAGCGACGGGAATCTGGTCATGGATCAGAGTGTTGTCCTCTAG